One Oryza glaberrima chromosome 10, OglaRS2, whole genome shotgun sequence DNA segment encodes these proteins:
- the LOC127752750 gene encoding subtilisin-like protease: MEWSSMRWWCLAVVLLLSTPLLAAGYLQERKNYIVHLEPRDEAAAAAGDASVEEWHRSFLPQVAKLDSDSDGADGGPRIVYSYSDVFTGFAARLTDEEAEAVRATAGCLRLYPEEFLPLATTRSPGFLGLHLGNEAFWSHSGFGRGVVIGILDTGILPSHPSFGDDGLQPPPKNWKGTCEFKAIAGGGCNNKIIGARAFGSAAVNSSAPPVDDAGHGTHTASTAAGNFVENANVRGNADGTASGMAPHAHLAIYKVCTRSRCSIMDIIAGLDAAVKDGVDVLSFSIGASSGTQFNYDPIAIAGFKAMERGIVVSCAAGNSGPDPGTVGNGAPWMLTVAAGTMDRAIRTTVRLGNGDEFDGESLFQPGNNSAANPLPLVYPGADGSDTSRDCSVLRGAEVTGKVVLCESRGLNGRIEAGQTVAAYGGAGIIVMNRAAEGYTTFADAHVLPASHVSFDAGTKIAAYVNSTDNPTASIAFKGTVIGSSPSPAVTFFSSRGPSKASPGILKPDITGPGMNILAAWAPSESHTEFSDGVGLSFFVESGTSMSTPHLSGIAALLKSLHPDWSPAAIKSAIMTTSDAVDRTGVPIKDEQYRHATFYAMGAGYVNPALAFDPGLVYDLHADDYIPYLCGLGIGDDGVKEIAHRPVTCSDVKTITEAELNYPSLVVNLLAQPITVNRTVTNVGKPSSVYTAVVDMPKDVSVIVQPPMLRFTELKEKQSFTVTVRWAGQPNVAGAEGNLKWVSDEHIVRSPIIIPATAA; this comes from the coding sequence ATGGAGTGGTCGTCGATGCGGTGGTGGTGCCTCGCCGTGGTGCTCCTCCTGTCcacgccgctgctcgccgcgggTTACCTGCAGGAGAGGAAGAACTACATCGTGCACCTCGAGCCGAgggacgaggccgccgccgccgctggcgacgCCTCCGTCGAGGAGTGGCACCGCTCGTTCCTGCCGCAGGTGGCCAAGCTCGATTCCGACtccgacggcgccgacggcggcccgCGCATTGTGTACTCCTACAGCGACGTGTTCACCGGGTTCGCCGCGCGGCTCACGGacgaggaggccgaggcggtGAGGGCCACGGCGGGGTGCCTCAGGCTGTACCCCGAGGAGTTCCTGCCGCTGGCGACGACGCGCTCGCCGGGGTTCCTTGGGCTCCACCTCGGGAACGAGGCGTTCTGGAGCCACTCGGGGTTTGGCCGCGGCGTCGTGATTGGGATCTTGGACACCGGGATCCTGCCCAGCCACCCGTCgttcggcgacgacggcctccagccgccgcccaaGAACTGGAAGGGCACGTGTGAGTTCAaggcgatcgccggcggcggatgcaACAACAAGATCATCGGCGCCCGCGCGTTCGGGAGCGCCGCGGTGaactcgtcggcgccgccggtggacgACGCGGGGCACGGCACGCACACGGCCAGCACGGCCGCGGGCAACTTCGTGGAGAACGCCAATGTCCGGGGCAACGCCGACGGCACGGCCTCCGGGATGGCGCCGCACGCGCACCTCGCGATATACAAGGTGTGCACCCGCAGCCGCTGCTCCATCATGGACATCATCGCCGGGCTGGACGCCGCCGTGAAGGACGGCGTCGACGTGCTGTCATTCTCCATCGGCGCGTCCTCCGGCACGCAGTTCAACTACGaccccatcgccatcgccgggTTCAAGGCCATGGAGCGTGGCATCGTCGTCAGCTGCGCCGCGGGCAACTCCGGCCCGGACCCCGGCACGGTCGGCAACGGCGCGCCGTGGATGCTCACCGTCGCGGCCGGCACCATGGACCGCGCGATACGCACCACCGTGAGGCTCGGTAACGGCGACGAATTCGACGGCGAGTCACTGTTCCAGCCGGGGAACAACTCCGCCGCGAACCCGCTCCCGCTCGTGTACCCCGGCGCAGACGGCTCCGACACAAGCCGCGACTGCAGCGTGCTCCGCGGCGCCGAGGTGACCGGCAAGGTGGTGCTCTGCGAGAGCAGAGGCCTGAACGGCCGCATCGAGGCCGGCCAGACCGTGGCGGcgtacggcggcgccggcatcaTCGTGATGAACAGAGCAGCCGAGGGGTACACCACCTTCGCCGACGCGCACGTGCTCCCGGCGTCGCACGTCAGCTTCGACGCCGGGACCAAAATCGCGGCGTACGTGAACTCCACGGACAACCCGACGGCGAGCATCGCGTTCAAGGGGACGGTTATTGGctcgtccccgtcgccggccgtcaCCTTCTTCTCGTCGCGCGGGCCAAGCAAGGCCAGCCCGGGCATCCTGAAGCCGGACATCACCGGGCCCGGCATGAACATCCTCGCCGCGTGGGCGCCGAGCGAGTCGCACACGGAGTTCTCCGACGGCGTCGGCCTCTCCTTCTTCGTCGAGTCCGGCACGTCCATGTCGACGCCTCACCTGAGCGGCATTGCCGCTCTCCTCAAGAGCCTCCACCCGGACTGGTCCCCCGCGGCGATCAAGTCGGCGATCATGACGACGTCGGACGCCGTGGACCGCACCGGCGTCCCCATCAAGGACGAGCAATACCGCCACGCCACCTTCTACGCCATGGGCGCCGGCTACGTCAACCCGGCGCTCGCGTTCGACCCCGGCCTAGTCTACGACCTCCACGCCGACGACTACATCCCCTACCTCTGCGGGCTGGGGATCGGAGACGACGGCGTGAAGGAGATAGCCCACCGGCCGGTCACCTGCTCCGACGTCAAGACCATCACCGAGGCAGAGCTCAACTACCCATCCCTCGTCGTCAACCTGCTCGCGCAGCCGATCACGGTGAACCGGACGGTGACCAACGTCGGGAAGCCCAGTTCCGTGTACACGGCCGTCGTCGACATGCCCAAGGATGTGTCCGTGATCGTGCAGCCGCCGATGCTTCGGTTCACGGAGCTGAAGGAGAAGCAGAGCTTCACCGTGACGGTGCGGTGGGCCGGCCAGCCgaacgtcgccggcgccgagggcAACCTGAAGTGGGTCTCGGACGAACACATCGTGAGGAGCCCCATCATCATCCCAGCCACGGCCGCGTAG
- the LOC127753041 gene encoding cytochrome P450 704C1-like yields MGAQRGGDSCYSPAAVMATAGALALVAICSYLAVTSNKQKRRRRPPVVGTVFHQLYNVRRIHDYHTALSREHTTFRMLVPAGGDQIYTCDPAVVEHILKTNFANYGKGPFNHGNAKDLFGDGIFAIDGEKWKQQRKIASYDFSTRALRDFSCAVFKRNAAKLAGIVSNHAASNQSMDFQGLMLRATMDSIFTIAFGTDLNTLDGSGEGSRFAAAFDDASEFTMLRYISPLWKLARLLNVGVEAMLKERIKVVDEFVYRLIRARSDELSNSHDPGSRQDILSRFLQATTSDSGVDYKYLRDIILNIVIAGKDTTAGALAWFLYMVCKHPEVQEKICHEAMVATSAGDTASVDEFLQSLTDQALNNMHYLHAALTETLRLYPSVPMENKQCFSDDVLPNGFNVSKGDIVFFIPYAMGRMESLWGKDAEYFRPERWLDENGVFQQESPFKFTAFQAGPRICLGKEFAYRQMKIFAAVLLRFFVLKLRDEKEIVSYRTTLTLAIDQGLHLTATAR; encoded by the exons ATGGGAGCGCAACGCGGCGGGGACTCTTGCTACTCTCCGGCGGCGGTaatggccaccgccggcgccctcgCTCTGGTGGCGATCTGCTCGTACCTGGCCGTCACCAGCAACAagcagaagcggcggcggcggccgccggtggTCGGCACGGTGTTCCACCAGCTGTACAACGTCCGGCGCATACACGACTACCACACGGCGCTGTCCCGCGAGCACACGACCTTCCGGATGCTcgtgccggccggcggcgaccagatATACACCTGCGaccccgccgtcgtcgagcacATCCTCAAGACCAACTTCGCCAACTACGGCAAG GGGCCGTTTAACCACGGGAACGCCAAGGACCTGTTCGGGGACGGCATCTTCGCCATCGACGGCGAGAAGTGGAAGCAGCAGAGGAAGATCGCCAGCTACGACTTCTCCACCAGGGCCCTCCGCGACTTCAGCTGCGCCGTCTTCAAGAGGAACGCCGCCAAGCTCGCCGGCATCGTCTCCAACCACGCCGCGTCAAACCAATCCATGGACTTCCAG GGTTTGATGCTGAGAGCAACGATGGACTCCATCTTCACCATCGCATTCGGCACAGACCTCAACACGCTGGACGGCTCCGGCGAGGGGAGCCGCTTCGCCGCGGCGTTCGACGACGCCAGCGAGTTCACCATGCTCCGCTACATCAGCCCGCTCTGGAAGCTGGCAAGGCTCCTCAACGTCGGCGTCGAGGCCATGCTCAAGGAGAGGATCAAGGTCGTCGACGAATTCGTGTACAGGCTCATCCGTGCCAGGTCCGACGAGCTCTCCAACTCACACGACCCC GGTTCGAGGCAGGATATCCTATCAAGATTTCTCCAGGCAACGACCAGCGATTCTGGGGTCGATTACAAGTACCTGCGAGACATCATACTGAACATTGTCATAGCCGGCAAGGACACCACAGCTGGGGCGCTTGCTTGGTTCCTGTACATGGTGTGCAAGCACCCGGAAGTCCAGGAGAAGATCTGCCACGAAGCCATGGTGGCCACCAGCGCCGGGGACACCGCTTCCGTCGACGAGTTCTTGCAGAGCTTGACTGACCAAGCGCTGAACAACATGCACTACCTGCACGCCGCACTGACGGAGACGCTCCGGCTTTACCCTTCAGTTCCAATG gaaAACAAGCAGTGCTTTTCAGACGATGTATTGCCCAACGGTTTTAACGTCAGCAAGGGGGACATCGTGTTCTTCATCCCCTACGCGATGGGCCGGATGGAGAGCTTGTGGGGCAAAGACGCTGAATACTTCCGGCCTGAACGTTGGCTCGACGAAAACGGCGTCTTTCAGCAGGAAAGCCCGTTCAAGTTTACAGCATTTCAG GCCGGGCCAAGAATCTGCCTCGGGAAGGAGTTCGCGTACAGGCAGATGAAGATCTTCGCGGCCGTGCTGCTCCGTTTCTTCGTGCTCAAACTTCGCGACGAGAAGGAGATCGTTAGCTACAGGACCACGCTTACACTCGCCATCGATCAGGGTCTCCATCTGACGGCTACGGCGAGATGA
- the LOC127785943 gene encoding uncharacterized protein LOC127785943: MAFRAAHVPESTIDMKKEEFNRLKQDNNSVNEYLSQFNKLARYAPKEVDIDKKKIRKFLKGIAVGMRLQLLAHDFPTFQHMINKALLLEDARKEATEEYKKRSYQTSIQMSPNEAMFGRKCRSPLCWNEVGEALVFGPDILKAAEEQVKLIRERLKTAQNRQKNYADNWRRDLEFEKGDHVYLRVSPLRGMRRFGVSGKLAPRYIGPYLITARRGEVAYQFKLPEDLTDVHNVFHMSQLKKCLCVPEEQVLLGNIELEKNLTYKERPIRVLEEVGRQTRRKTIKFYKVQWSNHSEDEATWEREDHLCAEFPELLP, from the exons aTGGCTTTCCGTGCAGCTCATGTGCCTGAAAGCACCATTGAtatgaagaaagaggaatttaACAGGCTCAAGCAAGACAACAACAGTGTCAATGAGTACCTaagtcagttcaacaagttggctcggtATGCCCCTAAGGAGGTGGACATAGACAAGAAaaagatcaggaagttcttgaagggaatcgcAGTTGGAATGAGACTCCAGTTGCTTGCTCATGACTTCCCCACTTTTCAgcatatgatcaacaaggcacttctacttGAGGATGCCAGAAAGGAGGCTACCGAAGAATACAAGAAACGCAG ttatcagaCCAGCATTCAGATGTCGCCAAATGAGGCAATGTTCGGAAGAAAGTGCCGCAGTCCCTTGTGCTGGAATGAGGTTGGCGAAGCACTAGTGTTCGGTCCTGACATActcaaggcagcagaagaacaagttaagctgATCCGAGAACGTTTAAAGACAGCTCAGAACCGTCAGAAGAATTATGCTGACAATTGGAGGCGTGACCTTGAGTTCGAAAAAGGAGACCACGTGTACCTGCGGGTATCACCTCTCCGTGGTATGAGGAGGTTTGGGGTGTCCGGCAAGTTAGCACCCCGCTACATCGGCCCCTACCTCATAACCGCCAGACGTGGCGAAGTGGCTTATCAGTTTAAGTTACCTGAAGATCTCACAGATGTGCACAACGTGTTTCACATGTCTCAGTTAAAGAAGTGTCTCTGTgttccagaagaacaagttcTCCTGGGCAATATCGAGCTGGAAAAGAATCTGACCTACAAGGAAAGACCGATCAGGGTTCTTGAAGAGGTAGGACGTCAGACTCGAAGGAAGACCATCAagttctacaaggtccaatggagcaaccattCCGAAGATGAAGCaacctgggaacgagaagatcatCTCTGCGCCGAGTTTCCGGAGCTGCTCCCTTAG
- the LOC127753042 gene encoding cytochrome P450 704C1-like isoform X1, whose amino-acid sequence MGEDGGVNSSSNSPAAAVGLVLVVAICTYLAVVATRKQKRRRRRRPPVVGTAFHQLYHVRRVHDYHTALSREHMTFRLLVPTGREQIYTCDPAVVEHILRTNFANYGKGSFNHGNMSDLFGEGIFAVDGDKWKQQRKIASYDFTTRALRDFSGDVFKRNAAKLAGVVSSHAASNQSMDFQGFLMRATMDSIFTIAFGQDLNTLDGSGEGRRFAAAFDDASEFTMLRYLNPFWKLSRLLNVGAEAMLKERIKVVDGFVYKLIRDRSDELSNTKAHDTDSRQDILTRFIQATTSDSGTVDYKYLRDIILNIVIAGKDTTAGSLAWFLYMMCKHPEVQEKICHEAMEATNAGEAASIDEFSQSLTDEALNKMHYLHAALTETLRLYPAVPLDNKQCFSDDVLPNGFNVSKGDIVFYIPYAMGRMESLWGKDAESFRPERWLDENGVFQQESPFKFTAFQAGPRICLGKDFAYRQMKIFAAVLLRFFVLKLRDEKEIIGYRTMITLSVDQGLHLTAMAR is encoded by the exons ATGGGAGAAGATGGCGGCGTGAACTCTTCTTCCAACTCTCCGGCGGCCGCCGTTGGTCTCGTGCTGGTGGTGGCGATCTGCACGTACctggccgtcgtcgccacccgcaagcagaagcggcggcggcggcggcggccgccggtggTCGGCACGGCGTTCCACCAGCTGTACCACGTCCGGCGGGTGCACGACTACCACACGGCGCTGTCCCGCGAGCACATGACCTTCCGGCTGCTGGTGCCGACCGGCCGCGAGCAGATATACACGTGCGACCCCGCCGTCGTGGAGCACATCCTCCGGACCAACTTCGCCAACTACGGCAAG GGGTCGTTTAACCACGGGAACATGAGCGACCTGTTCGGGGAAGGCAtcttcgccgtcgacggcgacaaGTGGAAGCAGCAGAGGAAGATCGCCAGCTACGACTTCACCACCAGGGCCCTCCGCGACTTCAGCGGCGACGTGTTCAAGAGGAACGccgccaagctcgccggcgtcgtctccAGCCACGCCGCGTCAAACCAATCCATGGACTTCCAG GGTTTCTTGATGAGAGCAACGATGGACTCCATCTTCACCATCGCGTTCGGCCAAGACCTCAACACGCTGGACGGCTCCGGCGAGGGGCGCCGCTTCGCCGCGGCGTTCGACGACGCCAGCGAGTTCACCATGCTCCGCTACCTCAACCCGTTCTGGAAGCTGTCGAGGCTCCTCAACGTCGGCGCCGAGGCGATGCTCAAGGAGAGGATCAAGGTCGTCGACGGGTTCGTGTACAAGCTCATCCGTGACAGGTCCGACGAGCTCTCCAACACCAAGGCACACGACACT GATTCGAGGCAGGATATCCTGACAAGATTCATCCAGGCAACGACTAGCGATTCTGGGACGGTTGATTACAAGTACCTGAGAGACATCATACTGAACATTGTCATAGCCGGCAAGGACACCACAGCCGGGTCGCTTGCTTGGTTCCTGTACATGATGTGCAAACACCCGGAAGTACAGGAGAAGATCTGCCACGAAGCCATGGAGGCCACcaacgccggcgaggccgcTTCCATCGACGAGTTCTCGCAGAGCCTGACCGACGAGGCACTGAACAAGATGCACTATCTGCACGCTGCACTGACGGAGACGCTCCGGCTATACCCTGCAGTTCCACTG GATAACAAGCAGTGCTTCTCAGACGATGTATTGCCCAACGGATTCAACGTCAGCAAGGGGGACATCGTGTTCTACATCCCCTACGCGATGGGCCGGATGGAGAGCTTGTGGGGCAAAGACGCTGAATCCTTCCGGCCTGAACGTTGGCTCGATGAGAACGGCGTCTTTCAGCAGGAGAGCCCGTTCAAATTTACAGCTTTCCAG GCCGGCCCAAGAATCTGCCTCGGGAAGGATTTCGCGTACAGGCAGATGAAGATCTTCGCGGCCGTGCTGCTCCGTTTCTTCGTGCTCAAGCTGCGGGACGAGAAGGAGATCATCGGCTACCGGACCATGATTACACTCTCCGTCGATCAGGGTCTCCATCTGACGGCTATGGCGAGATGA
- the LOC127753042 gene encoding cytochrome P450 704C1-like isoform X2 has protein sequence MSDLFGEGIFAVDGDKWKQQRKIASYDFTTRALRDFSGDVFKRNAAKLAGVVSSHAASNQSMDFQGFLMRATMDSIFTIAFGQDLNTLDGSGEGRRFAAAFDDASEFTMLRYLNPFWKLSRLLNVGAEAMLKERIKVVDGFVYKLIRDRSDELSNTKAHDTDSRQDILTRFIQATTSDSGTVDYKYLRDIILNIVIAGKDTTAGSLAWFLYMMCKHPEVQEKICHEAMEATNAGEAASIDEFSQSLTDEALNKMHYLHAALTETLRLYPAVPLDNKQCFSDDVLPNGFNVSKGDIVFYIPYAMGRMESLWGKDAESFRPERWLDENGVFQQESPFKFTAFQAGPRICLGKDFAYRQMKIFAAVLLRFFVLKLRDEKEIIGYRTMITLSVDQGLHLTAMAR, from the exons ATGAGCGACCTGTTCGGGGAAGGCAtcttcgccgtcgacggcgacaaGTGGAAGCAGCAGAGGAAGATCGCCAGCTACGACTTCACCACCAGGGCCCTCCGCGACTTCAGCGGCGACGTGTTCAAGAGGAACGccgccaagctcgccggcgtcgtctccAGCCACGCCGCGTCAAACCAATCCATGGACTTCCAG GGTTTCTTGATGAGAGCAACGATGGACTCCATCTTCACCATCGCGTTCGGCCAAGACCTCAACACGCTGGACGGCTCCGGCGAGGGGCGCCGCTTCGCCGCGGCGTTCGACGACGCCAGCGAGTTCACCATGCTCCGCTACCTCAACCCGTTCTGGAAGCTGTCGAGGCTCCTCAACGTCGGCGCCGAGGCGATGCTCAAGGAGAGGATCAAGGTCGTCGACGGGTTCGTGTACAAGCTCATCCGTGACAGGTCCGACGAGCTCTCCAACACCAAGGCACACGACACT GATTCGAGGCAGGATATCCTGACAAGATTCATCCAGGCAACGACTAGCGATTCTGGGACGGTTGATTACAAGTACCTGAGAGACATCATACTGAACATTGTCATAGCCGGCAAGGACACCACAGCCGGGTCGCTTGCTTGGTTCCTGTACATGATGTGCAAACACCCGGAAGTACAGGAGAAGATCTGCCACGAAGCCATGGAGGCCACcaacgccggcgaggccgcTTCCATCGACGAGTTCTCGCAGAGCCTGACCGACGAGGCACTGAACAAGATGCACTATCTGCACGCTGCACTGACGGAGACGCTCCGGCTATACCCTGCAGTTCCACTG GATAACAAGCAGTGCTTCTCAGACGATGTATTGCCCAACGGATTCAACGTCAGCAAGGGGGACATCGTGTTCTACATCCCCTACGCGATGGGCCGGATGGAGAGCTTGTGGGGCAAAGACGCTGAATCCTTCCGGCCTGAACGTTGGCTCGATGAGAACGGCGTCTTTCAGCAGGAGAGCCCGTTCAAATTTACAGCTTTCCAG GCCGGCCCAAGAATCTGCCTCGGGAAGGATTTCGCGTACAGGCAGATGAAGATCTTCGCGGCCGTGCTGCTCCGTTTCTTCGTGCTCAAGCTGCGGGACGAGAAGGAGATCATCGGCTACCGGACCATGATTACACTCTCCGTCGATCAGGGTCTCCATCTGACGGCTATGGCGAGATGA